The DNA region AGTTGTTTTAGGTATTCAAAATCAGAAACTTGTTCCTTTTTCTCTTCTTTTTCTTGTCCTAAAACAATTGAAAAAGGGTTTGCTAAAAGGGTAATTGATAATAGAAATGTAAGCCAAGTCGATTTCATTAGTATAAAAATTTTGGTTTTGGTTTCGCTTATTTATCTATCAGTTTCCTTCACTTTCAAATACCCCTATCTCTGAATGATTTTTTTTGAAAATATTTTAAAAAGTTTTCTTCAACTAAAAAGTCACTGATTAAATAAGGTAAATCAGTGACTTTTTGGTGCAGTTTAAAAGGATGGCTATTCAGAAAGTTGATGGGCGAGTTTTTCACCTAGGCTACTTCCTATTGCTACTCCCATTCCTCCGAGTCGTACACCTATCGCGACATTCTCACTAAGTTTTTTATGTATTGGTCTTTTATTTTTTCCAAAAGCCATAATTCCTGCCCATTTGTGCTCTATTTCAAAATCTTGTTGAGGAAGGATGACATCTTTTAGTTTTTGTTGAAGTGTATGAATAATCTGATCGGTTGTTGCAAATTCAGTTGTCGATTCTCCTTGAAAATCAAGATTACGCCCCCCTCCAAAAATTACCCGATTTCCATGATTACGGAAATAGTAGTAGCCTTCATCCATATGAAAAACGCCTTTAAACTTTAAGTTTTCTATGGGTTTAGTAACTAAAACTTGTCCTCTTCCAGCTTTTACTTCAAGATTTGGAAGAAGACTTGGCGTAAATGCATTTGTGCAGATTGCTAATTTCTGAGCACTGAAAGCGATTGGAGAATTAGTTGCTGTATTTTTTACTTCCACTCGAACATCGGAGCCACTATCTTCAAAGTGTAAAACTTCCGAACCAGTGAGTAGAGTTACATTTTTTTGCTGAACATAATTAAGGAGTGATCGCATCATTTTTCCTGTATCAATTTGTCCTTCAAAAGGGTTGTATACTACCGATTGTACCATTCCGGAGTTAAAGCCAAATTGCTCAATTAATTCATCTTTGATGTGAAATACATCTTTTTTGAATAAAGGAAAAAGCATTTTATTCACGGCATCAATCGCATCTAAAGCATCAATTTCTTCATCTGACAAAAGTTCATAGCCTCCATCTTGGATAAATTCGATTGCTTCATCTCCCAGTCTACATCTGAGCTTTTGTAAACCCGACCATCTTTCATCTACCAAATGCATAACCATATCTAGTGGCATATAGTCTAGATCAGAAAGTAGTTCTGTAAGACTACCGAAACAGGCAAACCCTGCATTTTTTGTACTTGCTCCTGTTGGGAAAATCCCTTTTTCTAAAACTAAGATTGATTTATTAGGATGAAGTTCTGCAAGTGAGGCAGCCGTAGAAAGCCCGACTATTCCGCTGCCAATGATAATGAAGTCATATGAGGTGAAATGTTTATTTTCCCAATAACTGAGCATGATGTATTGTGTGTTTGGTTGTGAGATAGATAAAAAAGGCAGCATAAAAAAAGTGCTACTAATTATCTTAACGACAATTAGTAGCACTAGGATATATTTTGAGATGAAATTGACTTAGTTTAAGCTAAGTGCTTGATCATCTTTTTTTTCAGAAACTTTGATTTCAGCTAGTTTACAAACTGCATTGAAAATGCCGTCGTGGTCGAAACCAGCTTCTCTTTGTAATTCAATTTGTTCACCATGCTCGATAAGTGCATCTGGAATACCCAAACGAACAACTTTACTTTGGTAACCATTGTCCATCATCCATTCCAAAACAGCACTACCAAAACCACCCATCAGACAACCATCTTCAACAGTGATGACATTGTCAAACTTTTTGAATACTTCATGAAGCATTTCTTCGTCAAGAGGTTTGGCAAAACGCATATCGTAATGAGCAGGGTTTACGCCTACCTTTTGAAAACGGTCTTCTAGTTGTACTACATAGTTTCCGATGTGTCCGAAAGTCAGTACAGCTATATTTTCACCATCTTTGATTTTGCGTCCTTTACCAATTTCAATTTTTTGCATTGGTACTCTCCACTCAGGTTTTACACCTTGACCTCTTGGATATCTGATAGTGATTGGTGCATTTCTATTTTCAACAGCCGTAAACATCATATGACGAAGTTCCCATTCGTCCATTGGTGCTGCAACAACCATATTTGGGATAGAACGCATATATGAAATATCGTAAGCTCCGTGGTGTGTTGCTCCATCTGCCCCTGCAAATCCGGCTCTGTCCAAACAGAAGATTACAGGAAGGTTTTGGATAGCTACATCGTGAACTACTTGATCATAGGCACGTTGCATGAATGAAGAATAGATATTACAGAAAGGAATCATGCCTTCCGCTGCTAGACCCGCAGAGAAAGTAACTGCATGTTGTTCTGCAATTCCGACATCAATTGCTCTTTCAGGCATCTCTTTCATCATGATATTCAGAGAACTACCCGAAGGCATAGCAGGTGTAATACCCATGATCTTATCATTTTGCTTGGCAAGTTCTAAGATCGTGTGTCCAAATACCTGCTGATATTTTGGAGGTTGTGGTTTTTCGAAAGTTTTCTTTTTGATCTCACCAGTAAGCTTGTTGAACTTACCCGGAGCATGCCATTTCGTTTGATCTTGTTCTGCCAATGAGAAGCCCTTACCTTTTGTTGTGATGCAGTGCAATAACTTAGGTCCCGGTATATGTTTAAGGTCTTCCATCACACTAATCAAATGATTGATATCGTGTCCGTCTACAGGTCCGAAATAGCGAAGATTCAATGCTTCGAATAAATTGCTGTGAGAAAGCACAAAAGACTTTAATGTGTTTTCTAGCTTTCCTGCAATTTGTCTTGCTTGAGGACCTACAGCATTTAGTTTGCCAAGTCCTTTCCACAATTCGTCACGAAGCTTATTGTAAAGAGGGGATGTAGTGATGTCAGTCAGGTAATCTTTCAATGCCCCTACATTTGGGTCAATCGACATA from Sediminitomix flava includes:
- a CDS encoding NAD(P)/FAD-dependent oxidoreductase, producing the protein MLSYWENKHFTSYDFIIIGSGIVGLSTAASLAELHPNKSILVLEKGIFPTGASTKNAGFACFGSLTELLSDLDYMPLDMVMHLVDERWSGLQKLRCRLGDEAIEFIQDGGYELLSDEEIDALDAIDAVNKMLFPLFKKDVFHIKDELIEQFGFNSGMVQSVVYNPFEGQIDTGKMMRSLLNYVQQKNVTLLTGSEVLHFEDSGSDVRVEVKNTATNSPIAFSAQKLAICTNAFTPSLLPNLEVKAGRGQVLVTKPIENLKFKGVFHMDEGYYYFRNHGNRVIFGGGRNLDFQGESTTEFATTDQIIHTLQQKLKDVILPQQDFEIEHKWAGIMAFGKNKRPIHKKLSENVAIGVRLGGMGVAIGSSLGEKLAHQLSE
- the dxs gene encoding 1-deoxy-D-xylulose-5-phosphate synthase, whose translation is MLIKPGKLLAQIKDPNDLRKLDPQQMYEVCTELRQFIIDHVSVFGGHFGASLGVTELTVALHYVFNTPYDRLVWDVGHQAYGHKILTGRREEFHTNRQYGGLSGFPKRDESEYDAFGVGHSSTSIGAALGMAVASQLKGEKDRQHIAVIGDGAMTAGMAFEAMNHAGVSDANLLIVLNDNCMSIDPNVGALKDYLTDITTSPLYNKLRDELWKGLGKLNAVGPQARQIAGKLENTLKSFVLSHSNLFEALNLRYFGPVDGHDINHLISVMEDLKHIPGPKLLHCITTKGKGFSLAEQDQTKWHAPGKFNKLTGEIKKKTFEKPQPPKYQQVFGHTILELAKQNDKIMGITPAMPSGSSLNIMMKEMPERAIDVGIAEQHAVTFSAGLAAEGMIPFCNIYSSFMQRAYDQVVHDVAIQNLPVIFCLDRAGFAGADGATHHGAYDISYMRSIPNMVVAAPMDEWELRHMMFTAVENRNAPITIRYPRGQGVKPEWRVPMQKIEIGKGRKIKDGENIAVLTFGHIGNYVVQLEDRFQKVGVNPAHYDMRFAKPLDEEMLHEVFKKFDNVITVEDGCLMGGFGSAVLEWMMDNGYQSKVVRLGIPDALIEHGEQIELQREAGFDHDGIFNAVCKLAEIKVSEKKDDQALSLN